CGCTTGAGGGGTTGGTCGCCCTTATTTCTGCCGTAGCCGCGTTTCGAGGCCGTTCATATATGTACGGCTTTGCTTTCACCTTCGCGATCTATGTTTTTTATGACTTGGCCAAACTTTACGGCTGGGGCGTTCCTCAAAACGCGCTATCCATAATTTTCTTTGTTGCCACACTTTCGGCTCTGGCCTCGGTTTGGCGGATTTCAAAAAGGAGATGATTGAATAACAAGTAATTGGAAATTGTAAGTTATTTTATAATGTTTCAAAAGTTAGATAAATATTTCAAACGCCCGATAGGTTTGATTTTGATTGTTCTTTACAAGGGTGTTTGGGGTCTTGTGGAAATTATTTTAGGAATCCTTGCTCTGATTTTCAGTTCTCTGATCCGCCACGCGGCGGCGAGCGATTTTATTCGCGGTCTGATCGCCCGGGGAATCGCCGAAGATCCGCAAGGGATTTTTATTAATTGGCTTGCGGCCCATGATCCAAGCGGAATTTTACAAAAATCAATTTCTTTGGGGTTGGGCCTTATAATTTTGGGCGTGATTGATTTGGCCATTGCTATTGCCGTTTGGTTCCGTTCTTGGTTTGTCCGGGACATTGGTATTGTTTTTTTCTCCGGAGTGGCGATTTATGGCATTGCCTCGCTCGCGATTAATTTTTCTTTTTTTAAACTTTTAGCCGTCGTTTTAAATATCTCCATTCTTTTTTATTTCTGGCAGATGTTGCCAAAACATTTGGGGCAGAGAGGTAAAAGAGCAGTGAATAATAATTCTAATTAATTTTTTAAAATTTAACTAACACGCGTATGCGAAATAAATTTTTTGTATGCCTGGCAATTGTGGTCATGATTTTGGTCGCCTCCCCGATTGGCGCGGCGGAATTTAAAGCCGGCGAAGAATTTGCCTTAGGTAAAGACAAAACAATTTCCGACAATCTTTATACTGTCGGAAATAACGTAATTTTGAGCGGAGTAGTCGAGGGAGATTTTCTCGCGGCGGGAGGGACAATCCTTTTTACCGGTGAAGTGGTAGAGGATTTAGCAGTGGCAGGAGGAACAGTGAGTTTGATTGGTTTGGTTGGGGGAGATATTCGGGTTATGGGCGGAACGGTGATGGTTGGCGCGGCAGTAGCCGGAGAGGCGATTGCGATAGGCGGCCAGGTAAGCGTGTCGGAAGAGGCGACTTTTGGAAAGGACGTAACTTTGGCCGGTGGAATGGTAACTTTTTCCGGTGAGACAAAAAGCGGCCTTAAAATTTATGGTGATGAAGCGGTTATTAATGGAAAAGTTTCCGGAAATGTTTTTGCGAAAATTAGAAAATTAACGATTGGTCCCGACGCGGAAATTTCGGGCTCGCTTTCTTATGAGGCGATGGAAGAAGCTAAGATTGATCCGGCGGCTGTGATTGGTGGAGCAGTTGATTTTAAAAAAACTGAAATTCAAAAAGGGGAAGATAAAGAGGCAATCTGGGGATTTCTCTTTGGAGTTTGGTTTTTGAAATTTTTGTCAATCCTTTTGGTCGGCCTGCTTCTTTACTGGATTTTTCAGCGTCAGACAAAAGAATTTGTTAAAAGGAATTTGGAAGAGTTCGGCTGGGATTTATTGCGCGGCGCAGCCATGGCGATTTGTTTGCCGATCGCGGCGATTATTTCTTTCATCACGATAATCGGCGGCGTGCTTGGCGCGGGCGGATTGCTTTTATATTTTTTCCTCATGATTTTAAGTCCAGCCTTGGGGGGTATGGCATTTGGAAGTTTGATTTGGAAGCTTTTCTCAAAAAAGAAAGAATTCAATTTTAATTGGAAAACAGTTGTGGTTGGTATTGCGTTGATGAGTTTAATTGGATTGATTCCTGTTCTTGGTTGGGTTTTTTGTCTTGTTTTCGGCGTGGCCGCTTTCGGCGGTTTGTGGGTAGCGCTTAGAATGATGTTTTTAGAGAAAAAATAAAAAAAGTTAAAAATAAAATAAAAAAATTGTCACTCCCGGGCGGCATCGGTGTTGATTTTTGGCGAATATTCTAAAAGTTAAGTTTGTGTTATAATAAACCAAAATAAGACGCGTCGCAGAGCGATAAAAAGGAGAAAATATGGAGATTCAAAAAATGAAAGATTTTATGAATCCGACTGAGCTTGAGCAAAAACATACGCCGGTCATTGAACGAGTGGGAACCGGAGGGGAAGTTTTTGTTCGGGTCGGGCTTGTGCCGCATCCAATGGAAGAGGGGCATCATATTATGTGGATTGAGCTTTACCGAAATAAGGCGCTGGTGGAACGAAAAAATCTTGAAGTCGGCAAGCGTGCCGAGGCAGTTTTTGAAATTCCGGATTTAAAACCGGAAGACATTCTTGTGGCTCGGGAGGAATGCAATATCCATGGGTTGTGGGAAAGCGTTTAAACAGTTTATGGTTCACGGTTAAAAGTTCATAGACTTTTGTACTCTATGAACTAATAACTATTAACTCAATATGGAATTTTTGACGACAGTGCCGATTCTTTTTGGCCGCCCGGCGAATATTTGGCTGGGCATTATCTTGGGCGCGCTTTTATTATTCCAAATTTATCTCGGCATAATGATGACGCGCCGCGGCAGGATGAATCTTTTAAAGCTTCATAGGATCAACGCGATGTTGCTTTTAATCGCTGTTTTTTTTCACGCTTATTGGGGTTTGGGGATTTGGTTTTTTAATTTTACAATTAAATAAATTTTATGAAGAAAATTAATTTTATCATTTTTATTTTGGCGATTTTAGTTTTGGCGGGCGCGGGCTGTTATGGAGCATCACCCAATTTGACACCCGATACTAACGCGCCGGCTGCTAATGTTCCAGCGACAAATAATATTACGCCAACAAATGAAAATATTATTCCGCCGTCAGTCAACGTGGAACAACCAACCGGAGAAACTCCTAAAACGGCCACGGTTGTGATCCAGGATTACTC
The sequence above is drawn from the Patescibacteria group bacterium genome and encodes:
- a CDS encoding DUF2127 domain-containing protein; this translates as MFQKLDKYFKRPIGLILIVLYKGVWGLVEIILGILALIFSSLIRHAAASDFIRGLIARGIAEDPQGIFINWLAAHDPSGILQKSISLGLGLIILGVIDLAIAIAVWFRSWFVRDIGIVFFSGVAIYGIASLAINFSFFKLLAVVLNISILFYFWQMLPKHLGQRGKRAVNNNSN
- a CDS encoding polymer-forming cytoskeletal protein — translated: MRNKFFVCLAIVVMILVASPIGAAEFKAGEEFALGKDKTISDNLYTVGNNVILSGVVEGDFLAAGGTILFTGEVVEDLAVAGGTVSLIGLVGGDIRVMGGTVMVGAAVAGEAIAIGGQVSVSEEATFGKDVTLAGGMVTFSGETKSGLKIYGDEAVINGKVSGNVFAKIRKLTIGPDAEISGSLSYEAMEEAKIDPAAVIGGAVDFKKTEIQKGEDKEAIWGFLFGVWFLKFLSILLVGLLLYWIFQRQTKEFVKRNLEEFGWDLLRGAAMAICLPIAAIISFITIIGGVLGAGGLLLYFFLMILSPALGGMAFGSLIWKLFSKKKEFNFNWKTVVVGIALMSLIGLIPVLGWVFCLVFGVAAFGGLWVALRMMFLEKK
- a CDS encoding desulfoferrodoxin family protein, which translates into the protein MEIQKMKDFMNPTELEQKHTPVIERVGTGGEVFVRVGLVPHPMEEGHHIMWIELYRNKALVERKNLEVGKRAEAVFEIPDLKPEDILVAREECNIHGLWESV
- a CDS encoding cupredoxin family copper-binding protein, with translation MKKINFIIFILAILVLAGAGCYGASPNLTPDTNAPAANVPATNNITPTNENIIPPSVNVEQPTGETPKTATVVIQDYSFNPPSVTIAAGGEVTWTNSDLVNHTVTGEDWGSELFGKDRSFTKKFETPGVYPYHCAPHPNMTGRVVVK